A genomic region of Limimonas halophila contains the following coding sequences:
- a CDS encoding SAM-dependent methyltransferase, translating to MSDLRAFVAPAGFEPVLHTELTRAGVPVRATHGRLIVTDATGYRAAWAQDTWHDPRELPAPSIKKAAANLRALQRSWWLLPTELHRRAHLIAEHLPHVSAKPLTFGDAPPTAPLGGWTLLAPDRMLAAPTTGSPFPNGEPRFVEDRDGPPNRAYLKLWEAFTVLGTQPALIVGAQPAPGETCLDLGAAPGGWTWVLAKLGARVTAVDKAPLADTVAAMPGVAARRDSAFGLRPQHVGHVDWLFSDIACEPAKLLELVHRWLDAGRVRNFVCTLKFQGETDFDAQAAFAAIPGSRLMHLHHNKHELTWVNLEADRLAATG from the coding sequence ATGAGCGATCTCAGGGCCTTCGTCGCGCCGGCCGGGTTCGAGCCAGTGCTGCACACCGAGCTGACGCGGGCGGGCGTGCCGGTGCGGGCGACGCACGGCCGGCTGATCGTCACCGACGCCACCGGCTACCGCGCGGCCTGGGCGCAGGACACCTGGCACGACCCGCGCGAGTTGCCCGCGCCCTCGATCAAGAAGGCGGCGGCAAACCTGCGCGCGCTGCAACGCTCGTGGTGGCTGCTGCCCACCGAGCTGCACCGCCGCGCGCACCTGATCGCCGAGCACCTGCCCCACGTCTCCGCCAAGCCGCTGACCTTCGGGGACGCGCCGCCCACCGCACCGCTGGGCGGCTGGACGCTGCTCGCACCGGATCGGATGCTCGCCGCGCCCACGACCGGCAGCCCCTTCCCCAACGGCGAGCCGCGGTTCGTCGAGGACCGCGACGGGCCGCCCAACCGTGCCTACCTGAAGCTGTGGGAAGCCTTCACCGTGCTGGGCACGCAGCCGGCGCTCATTGTGGGCGCCCAACCCGCCCCCGGTGAGACCTGCCTGGACCTGGGCGCGGCGCCCGGCGGCTGGACCTGGGTGCTCGCCAAGCTGGGCGCGCGGGTGACGGCGGTGGACAAGGCGCCCCTGGCCGACACCGTGGCGGCCATGCCCGGCGTCGCGGCGCGCCGCGACAGCGCCTTTGGGCTGCGCCCGCAGCATGTCGGTCACGTGGATTGGTTGTTCTCCGACATCGCCTGCGAGCCGGCGAAGCTGCTGGAGCTGGTGCACCGCTGGCTGGACGCCGGGCGCGTGCGCAACTTCGTGTGCACGCTCAAGTTCCAGGGCGAGACGGACTTCGACGCCCAGGCCGCCTTCGCCGCCATTCCCGGCAGCCGCCTCATGCACCTGCACCACAACAAGCACGAGCTGACCTGGGTGAACCTGGAAGCCGACCGCCTCGCGGCCACAGGATAA
- a CDS encoding ribose-phosphate diphosphokinase, with the protein MADQPMLFALGDDAPFGRGVASHLGTTLGHHEERHFEDGEHKARPLETVRGRDVYVLHSLYGDGTATANDKLCRLLFFCGACRDAGAASVTAVTPYLCYARKDRRTKAHDPVTTRYVAAMMEAVGISRVMALEAHNPAAFDNAHRIPADHLDAHRVLANHLAARVRGDVTVISPDAGGMKRAESVRRHLTEALGREVGRGFMEKHRSRGVVTGDVLAGEVAGTTAVIVDDLIASGGTLQRAARTAREQGATGVIAAATHGLFVEDADATLADDAFDAVIVTNSVPAFRLTAEAARGKLTVLDVTPLVGAAIARVQTGGSLAELLGTET; encoded by the coding sequence ATGGCCGATCAGCCGATGCTCTTCGCGCTCGGCGACGACGCGCCCTTCGGCCGCGGGGTGGCGAGCCACCTGGGGACCACCCTGGGCCACCACGAGGAGCGCCACTTCGAGGACGGCGAGCACAAGGCCCGCCCGCTGGAGACGGTGCGCGGGCGCGACGTCTACGTCCTCCATTCCCTCTACGGCGACGGCACGGCCACGGCCAACGACAAGTTGTGCCGGCTGCTCTTCTTCTGCGGCGCCTGCCGTGATGCCGGCGCGGCCTCGGTGACGGCCGTGACGCCCTATCTCTGTTACGCGCGCAAGGACCGGCGCACCAAGGCGCACGACCCGGTCACGACGCGCTACGTCGCCGCGATGATGGAGGCGGTCGGCATCAGCCGCGTCATGGCGCTGGAAGCCCACAACCCGGCCGCCTTCGACAACGCCCACCGCATCCCCGCCGACCACCTGGACGCCCACCGCGTGCTGGCGAACCACTTGGCGGCGCGGGTGCGTGGGGACGTCACCGTCATCTCCCCGGACGCCGGCGGGATGAAGCGCGCGGAATCCGTACGCCGGCACCTGACCGAGGCGCTGGGCCGCGAGGTCGGGCGCGGCTTCATGGAGAAGCACCGCAGCCGCGGCGTGGTCACGGGCGACGTGCTGGCGGGCGAGGTCGCGGGCACGACGGCCGTGATCGTGGACGACCTCATTGCCTCGGGCGGCACGCTCCAGCGCGCGGCGCGCACCGCGCGCGAGCAGGGCGCGACCGGCGTGATCGCGGCGGCGACGCACGGCCTCTTCGTCGAGGACGCGGACGCCACCCTGGCCGACGACGCCTTCGACGCGGTGATCGTGACCAACAGCGTGCCCGCCTTCCGCCTCACCGCCGAAGCCGCGCGCGGCAAGCTCACGGTTCTGGACGTTACGCCGCTGGTGGGCGCGGCCATCGCGCGCGTGCAGACGGGCGGCTCGCTGGCGGAGCTGCTGGGCACGGAAACCTGA
- a CDS encoding phosphoribosyltransferase — translation MFRDRADAGKRLAAELARQSLTDPVVIAMPRGGVPVGLKIARELGAPLDLVMVRKLGAPAQPELAMGAVARAGAEREVVTNREVIRAFGLGQDAIDEAVAREMAVIAERERTYLSGRTRPPIEGRSAIVVDDGIATGATARAAIRAVRRRNPAEVVLAVPLGPPDTIAAMDGEADRVVCLDQPEWFAAISMGYADFHQVGDREVVAALDEAARNAGEGSAG, via the coding sequence ATGTTCCGCGACCGCGCCGATGCCGGGAAGCGCCTGGCCGCCGAGCTGGCCCGGCAGTCCCTGACCGATCCCGTGGTGATCGCGATGCCGCGCGGCGGTGTGCCCGTCGGGCTGAAGATCGCGCGCGAGCTGGGTGCGCCGCTCGATCTGGTGATGGTGCGCAAGCTGGGCGCGCCGGCGCAGCCGGAGCTGGCGATGGGCGCCGTGGCCCGCGCCGGGGCGGAACGGGAGGTCGTCACCAACCGCGAGGTCATCCGCGCCTTCGGGCTGGGGCAGGACGCCATCGACGAAGCCGTCGCGCGCGAGATGGCGGTGATCGCCGAGCGCGAGCGCACCTACCTCTCGGGCCGCACGCGCCCGCCCATCGAGGGGCGCAGCGCCATCGTCGTCGACGACGGCATCGCCACGGGCGCCACAGCCCGCGCGGCCATCCGGGCGGTGCGCCGCCGCAACCCGGCCGAGGTGGTGCTGGCGGTGCCGTTGGGTCCGCCGGACACGATCGCGGCGATGGACGGGGAAGCGGACCGCGTGGTGTGCCTGGACCAGCCCGAGTGGTTCGCCGCCATCAGCATGGGCTACGCCGACTTCCACCAGGTCGGCGACCGCGAGGTGGTGGCGGCGTTGGACGAGGCGGCCCGGAACGCGGGCGAGGGATCAGCAGGTTGA
- a CDS encoding Mth938-like domain-containing protein, which translates to MAAAAPRIARHAWGRVEMADGRTFRDAKLYPGGAREWDWRETGTRHEPGIQPADVQELLDHGASVVVLSKGVYERLRTCGETLDLLRQRGIPVHVLQTDDAVAEYNRLRETHAAGALIHSTC; encoded by the coding sequence ATGGCCGCTGCCGCACCCCGCATCGCCCGCCACGCCTGGGGCCGCGTCGAGATGGCCGACGGGCGGACGTTCCGGGACGCCAAGCTGTATCCCGGCGGCGCGCGGGAATGGGACTGGAGGGAGACGGGCACGCGCCACGAGCCCGGCATCCAGCCGGCCGACGTGCAGGAGCTGCTGGATCACGGCGCGAGCGTGGTGGTGCTGTCGAAGGGTGTGTACGAGCGTCTGCGGACCTGCGGGGAAACGCTCGACCTGCTGCGCCAGCGCGGTATCCCGGTCCACGTGCTGCAGACCGACGACGCCGTGGCCGAATACAACCGGTTGCGGGAAACGCACGCGGCGGGCGCGCTCATCCACTCAACCTGCTGA
- a CDS encoding MSCRAMM family protein: MADALDFVIEVEPDNAFAEGWFLAKDRTVSFDAKAGEIVREGKRFEVGRDAFLTDQLATRGELYVARQALNKAWPVDLQVDMAQLRVSVNPAEPLPVQKQREREERRERLLSRRGPPEKDLEPVSVPYETWSDPAVDLNSEVSVDQGRTVANHEIDWSQDLLGMSSSGRVRLRTDSTREVTDARLTFRRSDIVEPLPFGVEDVQFGDVSRRALTRVGGLGRGRGITISGFPLERAEQFDTTTVEGNAPTGFEAELYRNGQLLEFQRIGDDGRYEFENVPLLFGNNRLRVVLYGPQGQKRERVRSINTSRALARPGQTIARASLVDVGSDFIPVGEETREDRAGLSATGIVAHGFSKRLSGFGAFTSVPTREGTRQYAVGGVNAALGGATAQVRALASPQGGFGADVQALRRIGPVRTNMQLGYFSGLESPDLGFDDNATELDAELTTNTPIDFGFTRMNLGVSSRFNRDRGGSTRLSVQSTQRLRIDRLRISNSLDRNLGDNDTGQVDGNLSLSRRFRPIGVRAGVDYALPLAANNARLNLRYDHGRNFSLGVDVRQSFQNDEFTGQADITRRFGPVLLSGTAGWNEDDGISVGLRLNVGFGPTGHGGYEVAEEGVSNDGAVAAEVFLDDDNDGEPDADERRLKGVRFSGDPSATEPTDADGTATLRGFNTLDDQAITIRTRSLRNPFWLPKHEGYRVVPRAGRTPKLTIPVNRTGAVDGTVRIAESEEPIPGIPLKLVDPNGDTVATTTSSYGGFFAFDRLRYGDYELRLGDTDAWTLVQPVELSVDHGSPVASRQTVLVNRASGDGG; the protein is encoded by the coding sequence ATGGCCGACGCGCTCGATTTCGTCATCGAGGTGGAACCGGACAACGCCTTCGCCGAGGGCTGGTTCCTCGCCAAGGACCGCACGGTCTCCTTCGACGCCAAGGCCGGCGAAATCGTCCGCGAGGGCAAACGCTTCGAGGTCGGCCGCGACGCGTTCCTGACCGATCAGCTCGCCACGCGCGGCGAACTCTACGTCGCGCGGCAGGCACTGAACAAAGCCTGGCCCGTGGACCTCCAGGTGGACATGGCCCAGCTACGGGTCTCGGTGAACCCGGCGGAGCCCTTGCCGGTGCAGAAACAGCGCGAGCGCGAGGAACGCCGCGAACGCCTCCTCAGCCGCCGCGGACCACCGGAAAAAGACCTGGAACCGGTCTCTGTTCCCTACGAAACCTGGAGCGACCCGGCCGTCGACCTCAACAGCGAGGTCAGCGTGGACCAGGGCCGAACGGTAGCCAACCACGAGATCGACTGGTCGCAGGATCTCCTCGGGATGTCGTCCAGCGGCCGCGTGCGCCTTCGCACCGACAGCACGCGGGAAGTCACCGACGCCCGCCTGACCTTCCGCCGGTCGGACATCGTCGAACCGCTGCCGTTCGGCGTCGAGGACGTCCAGTTCGGCGACGTCAGCCGGCGCGCCCTGACGCGCGTGGGGGGCCTGGGCCGCGGCCGCGGCATCACGATCTCCGGTTTCCCGCTGGAACGCGCGGAGCAGTTCGACACCACGACGGTCGAGGGCAACGCCCCCACCGGCTTCGAAGCGGAACTCTACCGCAACGGCCAATTGCTGGAATTCCAGCGCATCGGCGACGACGGCCGCTACGAATTCGAGAACGTGCCGCTGCTGTTCGGCAACAACCGGCTTCGGGTGGTGCTCTACGGTCCACAGGGTCAAAAACGCGAGCGCGTGCGCAGCATCAACACCTCGCGCGCGCTGGCACGCCCCGGCCAGACCATCGCCCGCGCCTCCTTGGTGGACGTGGGCAGCGACTTCATCCCGGTGGGGGAGGAAACCCGCGAGGACCGCGCCGGCCTTTCCGCCACGGGCATCGTCGCCCACGGGTTTTCCAAGCGCCTGTCGGGCTTCGGCGCCTTCACCTCCGTGCCCACGCGCGAGGGCACCCGCCAATACGCCGTGGGCGGCGTCAACGCGGCGCTCGGCGGCGCCACGGCGCAGGTGCGGGCGCTCGCCAGCCCGCAGGGCGGTTTCGGCGCGGACGTGCAGGCGCTGCGGCGCATCGGGCCCGTGCGCACCAACATGCAGCTCGGCTATTTCAGCGGTCTGGAGAGCCCCGATCTGGGCTTCGACGACAACGCGACCGAGCTGGACGCCGAATTGACCACGAACACCCCGATCGACTTCGGGTTCACGCGCATGAATCTGGGCGTCTCCTCGCGCTTCAACCGCGACCGCGGCGGCAGCACGCGCTTGAGCGTGCAAAGCACGCAGCGCCTGCGGATCGACCGGCTCCGGATCAGCAACAGCCTCGACCGCAACCTCGGCGACAACGACACCGGGCAAGTCGATGGGAACCTGAGCCTCAGCCGCCGTTTTCGCCCGATCGGCGTTCGCGCCGGTGTCGACTACGCTCTTCCGCTGGCCGCGAACAATGCGCGGCTGAACCTGCGCTACGATCACGGACGCAATTTCAGCCTGGGTGTCGACGTGCGCCAGAGCTTTCAAAACGACGAATTCACGGGGCAAGCCGACATCACCCGGCGCTTTGGGCCGGTGCTTCTCAGCGGCACGGCGGGCTGGAACGAAGACGATGGCATATCCGTCGGGCTGCGGCTCAACGTGGGCTTCGGCCCGACCGGCCACGGCGGCTACGAGGTGGCGGAAGAGGGCGTCAGCAACGACGGGGCCGTGGCCGCGGAGGTGTTCCTGGACGACGACAACGACGGCGAGCCGGATGCGGATGAACGCCGGCTCAAGGGCGTGCGCTTCAGCGGCGATCCGTCGGCGACCGAGCCCACGGACGCCGATGGCACCGCGACGCTGCGGGGCTTCAACACCCTTGACGACCAGGCCATCACGATCCGAACACGCTCCTTGCGCAACCCCTTCTGGCTTCCCAAGCACGAGGGCTACCGCGTCGTTCCGCGCGCCGGCCGGACGCCCAAGCTGACGATCCCGGTGAACCGAACGGGCGCCGTGGACGGCACGGTTCGCATCGCGGAGTCCGAAGAGCCGATTCCCGGTATTCCATTGAAGCTGGTGGATCCGAACGGCGACACGGTGGCGACGACCACGAGTTCGTACGGGGGCTTCTTCGCGTTCGATCGTCTGCGCTACGGGGATTACGAACTCAGACTTGGCGACACGGATGCCTGGACGCTGGTCCAGCCCGTGGAGTTGAGCGTCGATCACGGGTCCCCGGTCGCGTCGCGGCAAACAGTTCTGGTGAACCGTGCGTCCGGAGACGGTGGTTGA
- a CDS encoding fimbrial biogenesis chaperone, translating into MRMRVQAGLLAGLAAVMLTTPVLALKFAPTRLVLSERNRTAVLRIFNSGEEPDRVRFEWQLMRMEPKTGLLKEVPDGEDLPEGIEPSHDFTIYAPRQAVVPPGGRQIIRFMVRPPKDLPPGEYRSHLVVTEEPQQRNVDTGNDDISVTLRTVRQTTLPVIYRQGELSAAVSISDAKLVDRNGTPTLRVTVNREGKRSIYADGEVVWTGPQGEERVLRDLRGLGVYPEVSVRVFNHKLNPPEDIDLSGGTIHYRLFEHTDNNRQGPLLAETEVRVP; encoded by the coding sequence ATGCGCATGCGGGTTCAGGCGGGTCTGCTCGCGGGCTTGGCAGCGGTCATGCTGACGACGCCCGTGCTCGCGCTCAAATTCGCGCCGACCCGGCTCGTGCTGTCCGAGCGCAACCGCACGGCCGTTCTGCGCATCTTCAATTCCGGCGAGGAGCCGGACAGGGTGCGCTTCGAGTGGCAGTTGATGCGCATGGAGCCGAAGACGGGCCTCCTCAAGGAGGTTCCCGACGGCGAGGACCTGCCCGAGGGCATCGAGCCGTCCCACGATTTCACGATCTACGCGCCGCGTCAGGCCGTCGTGCCACCGGGCGGCCGGCAGATCATCCGCTTCATGGTGCGCCCGCCCAAGGATCTGCCGCCGGGCGAATACCGCTCCCACCTCGTCGTCACCGAGGAACCGCAGCAACGAAACGTCGATACCGGAAACGACGACATCTCCGTGACCTTGCGGACGGTTCGTCAAACGACGCTGCCCGTGATCTACCGCCAAGGCGAGCTGTCGGCCGCGGTCTCGATCAGCGACGCCAAGCTCGTCGATCGGAACGGGACGCCCACGCTTCGCGTGACCGTCAATCGGGAAGGCAAGCGCAGCATCTACGCCGACGGCGAGGTGGTCTGGACCGGCCCGCAGGGCGAAGAACGCGTTCTCAGGGATCTGCGCGGGCTGGGCGTCTACCCCGAGGTTTCGGTTCGGGTTTTCAACCACAAGCTGAACCCGCCCGAGGACATCGACCTGTCCGGCGGCACGATCCATTACCGGCTGTTCGAGCACACGGACAACAACCGGCAGGGCCCGTTGCTGGCCGAGACCGAGGTCCGTGTTCCGTGA
- a CDS encoding DUF4402 domain-containing protein: MNVRKLALTSTAIVALSALTAGHAVAATSTVSGTATVVAAATVTNAQNLGFGSFTAPATGTDNVTVAPDGTTGGSLSTSGASAGAFDYTAGTSTAQLNMTLNALITTTNSTNTLNVSALSISSAAATGTGGTTTATPGTVSLSTVLTGSSQTGIGIGGGIEVTSGLADGNYSGDLVIQVTNI; this comes from the coding sequence ATGAACGTGCGCAAGCTTGCACTGACCAGTACGGCCATCGTCGCGCTGAGCGCCCTGACCGCGGGCCACGCCGTGGCCGCCACGTCCACCGTTTCGGGCACGGCCACGGTCGTCGCCGCCGCCACGGTGACCAACGCCCAGAACCTCGGCTTCGGCAGCTTCACCGCCCCGGCGACGGGCACGGATAACGTGACCGTCGCGCCGGACGGCACGACGGGCGGCTCGCTGAGCACGAGCGGCGCCTCCGCCGGCGCCTTCGACTACACGGCCGGCACCTCGACGGCGCAGCTCAACATGACGCTGAACGCGCTGATCACCACGACGAACAGCACCAACACGCTGAATGTCTCGGCGCTGTCGATCTCCAGCGCCGCCGCCACCGGGACCGGCGGGACCACCACCGCCACGCCCGGCACGGTGTCGCTCAGCACGGTGCTCACCGGCAGCAGCCAGACCGGCATCGGCATCGGCGGCGGCATCGAGGTCACCTCGGGTCTGGCCGACGGCAACTACAGCGGCGATCTCGTGATCCAGGTCACGAACATCTAA
- a CDS encoding tetratricopeptide repeat-containing sulfotransferase family protein — MSSSSQVPLEEAFQLARKHRNAGNLIVAERAYRDILESTPDEPDAQFELALVCWSRGKRQETRDLLDKALAAKGDDAGVLNAHAVVSHEMGRPEDAVADWRRALELAPDNAGMLGNLGLALVTIGEVDEAIERCRAALALDPEHTSAALNLGRALQTSGRLHEAVEVWEDLAARQPEAVKAHANLGNAYRDLGRPVDAEAACRRALALDSESALAHNNLGNALLDQAKLAEAESAFERATELAADYSDAINNLGVARQLQGRFEDAAKAHRFALALDADDAKAHAHLSNALREQGEFAKAENAIQQAVYLAPDEVDYHLLHAELLIAADRADEAEAVVNHAVSLSPDSAQARTKLARALSLAGRYQEAIDEARQAVELQPDLAWTHHALAAAHFWAGNNAEAEAAAHKAIEIAPRFAQAYVWLGDFYQILGRTEEADRYARQALEIDPNTPGAYIALANSKRFTPDDPDLRAMEALYNSARSPIMRGRLCFALGKAYEQIGEDDKAFDAYQEANDVRRRGLVFNQVAQRERVKRIKTVFTREWLDEMAGAGDPSPVPVFIVGMPRSGTTLVEQIISSHPEVHGAGELPLMNTIMQETGTFDRDTIARIGPRYVETVRQDAPHAARITDKMPGNFANLGAIVAAMPKAAIIHCRRDPVDTCFSCFKQNFARGQHWSFDLTELGEQYRLYADLMDHWREVMPGRFLEVDYEDVVADTETMARRLIAHVGLEWDDACLAFHETERPVKTASKMQVRQPIYGSSVAKWRRFEQRLEPLLTALGDHAPPRSETT; from the coding sequence ATGAGTTCGAGCAGCCAGGTTCCCCTGGAAGAGGCATTCCAACTTGCTCGCAAACACCGCAATGCGGGCAACCTGATCGTCGCCGAGCGCGCGTATCGCGACATTCTGGAGAGCACGCCCGACGAGCCCGACGCCCAGTTCGAACTGGCGCTGGTGTGCTGGTCGCGGGGCAAACGCCAGGAGACGCGCGACCTGCTGGACAAGGCCCTCGCCGCCAAGGGTGACGATGCGGGTGTGCTCAACGCTCACGCCGTTGTCTCCCATGAGATGGGCCGGCCAGAGGATGCTGTCGCCGACTGGCGCCGGGCGCTCGAATTGGCTCCGGACAACGCCGGGATGCTCGGGAACCTGGGCCTGGCGCTGGTGACCATCGGGGAAGTCGACGAAGCCATCGAGCGCTGCCGCGCGGCGCTGGCCCTCGACCCCGAGCACACGAGCGCGGCGCTGAACCTGGGCCGGGCGTTGCAAACGAGCGGCCGTCTGCATGAAGCCGTCGAGGTCTGGGAGGATCTGGCCGCGCGCCAGCCGGAGGCGGTCAAGGCGCACGCCAACCTGGGCAACGCCTACCGCGACCTCGGCCGCCCGGTCGACGCCGAAGCGGCGTGCCGTCGCGCCCTGGCCCTCGACAGCGAGTCGGCGCTCGCGCACAACAACCTCGGCAACGCCCTGCTCGATCAGGCCAAGCTGGCGGAAGCGGAAAGCGCCTTCGAACGTGCCACGGAGTTGGCCGCGGACTACAGCGATGCCATCAACAACCTCGGCGTCGCTCGCCAGCTCCAGGGCCGGTTCGAGGACGCGGCCAAGGCGCACCGCTTCGCGCTTGCGCTCGATGCGGACGACGCCAAAGCGCACGCGCATTTAAGCAACGCCCTGCGCGAACAGGGCGAGTTCGCCAAGGCCGAAAACGCCATCCAGCAGGCCGTATACCTCGCGCCCGACGAGGTGGACTATCACCTCCTGCACGCGGAACTGCTGATCGCGGCCGACCGGGCGGACGAGGCGGAAGCCGTCGTCAATCACGCGGTTTCGCTGTCGCCCGACTCAGCACAGGCCCGCACCAAGCTAGCACGCGCGCTCAGCCTCGCCGGCCGGTACCAGGAGGCCATCGACGAAGCGCGTCAAGCGGTCGAGCTGCAGCCCGATCTGGCGTGGACGCACCACGCCCTCGCCGCCGCCCACTTCTGGGCCGGCAACAACGCCGAGGCTGAAGCGGCCGCGCACAAGGCCATCGAGATCGCCCCCCGCTTCGCCCAGGCCTACGTCTGGTTGGGCGATTTCTACCAGATCCTCGGCCGGACGGAGGAAGCCGACCGCTACGCGCGCCAGGCGCTCGAAATCGATCCCAACACGCCGGGCGCCTACATCGCCCTCGCGAACAGCAAGCGCTTCACACCGGACGACCCGGATCTCCGGGCCATGGAGGCGCTCTACAACAGCGCGCGCTCGCCCATCATGCGCGGGCGGCTGTGTTTCGCGCTGGGCAAGGCCTACGAGCAGATCGGCGAGGACGACAAGGCCTTCGACGCCTATCAGGAGGCCAACGATGTCCGCCGCCGCGGGCTGGTGTTCAACCAGGTGGCGCAGCGCGAGCGCGTCAAGCGGATCAAGACCGTTTTCACCCGCGAGTGGCTGGACGAGATGGCCGGCGCCGGCGACCCCTCGCCCGTTCCCGTGTTCATCGTGGGCATGCCGCGCTCGGGCACCACGCTGGTGGAGCAGATCATTTCCTCGCACCCCGAGGTCCACGGCGCGGGCGAATTGCCACTGATGAACACCATCATGCAGGAGACGGGCACGTTCGACCGGGACACGATCGCGCGAATCGGGCCGCGCTACGTTGAAACCGTGCGCCAGGATGCCCCGCATGCCGCGCGCATTACCGACAAGATGCCGGGCAATTTCGCCAACCTGGGCGCCATCGTGGCGGCCATGCCGAAGGCGGCGATCATCCACTGCCGCCGCGACCCCGTGGACACCTGTTTCTCCTGCTTCAAGCAGAACTTCGCGCGCGGGCAGCACTGGTCCTTCGACTTGACCGAGCTGGGCGAGCAGTACCGGCTTTACGCCGATCTCATGGACCACTGGCGCGAGGTCATGCCGGGTCGCTTCCTGGAGGTGGATTACGAGGACGTGGTGGCCGACACGGAAACCATGGCGCGCCGGCTCATCGCTCACGTGGGCCTGGAATGGGACGACGCCTGCCTCGCCTTCCACGAAACCGAGCGCCCCGTCAAAACCGCCAGCAAGATGCAGGTGCGCCAGCCCATCTACGGCTCGTCGGTCGCCAAGTGGCGGCGCTTCGAGCAACGGCTGGAGCCCCTCCTGACCGCGCTCGGCGACCACGCGCCACCGCGAAGCGAAACAACCTGA